In the Malaya genurostris strain Urasoe2022 chromosome 1, Malgen_1.1, whole genome shotgun sequence genome, one interval contains:
- the LOC131425340 gene encoding septin-4, which translates to MAAERDYIGFATLADQVHRKSVKRGFEFTLMVCGESGLGKSTLINSLFLTDLYQHRTVPSCEERIEKTTKIDKKTLDIEEKGVKLRLTIVDTPGFGDSINCEDSWRVCTQYIDEQFRQFFTDESGLNRRNIQDNRVHCMLYFLPPWGHGLRQMDVDLMRRMHKKVNIVVVIGKADTLTTTEVQKLKTRILEDIESNGIQIYQFPDCDSDEDEEFKQQDRELKASIPFAVVGSNIVLEVAGKKIRGRQYPWGIVDAENPQHSDLIKLRTMLISTHMQDLKDTTRDVHYENFRAQCISQISQHALRERNKLKRESIASSHESASINDTDRLLQQKEEEIRRMQDMLAQMQEKLKSTQMSDAVIDV; encoded by the exons atggCTG CCGAACGTGACTATATCGGCTTCGCGACTCTTGCCGATCAGGTACACCGTAAGTCGGTCAAACGTGGCTTCGAGTTTACGCTGATGGTGTGCGGAGAGAGTGGTCTCGGCAAATCCACTCTCATCAACAGCCTCTTCCTGACTGATCTGTACCAGCATCGGACGGTTCCTAGCTGCGAGGAACGGATAGAAAAAACTACGAAAATCGACAAGAAAACACTAGACATCGAAGAGAAAGGAGTCAAGCTAAGACTGACTATCGTTGATACACCTGGATTCGGAGATTCGATCAATTGCGAAGATAGCTGGCGTGTCTGCACACAATACATCGACGAACAATTCCGACAGTTTTTTACTGACGAAAGCGGCCTAAACAGGCGAAACATTCAGGATAATCGTGTTCATTGTATGTTGTACTTTTTACCACCGTGGGGACATGG TCTTCGACAGATGGACGTCGATTTGATGCGGCGGATGCACAAAAAAGTTAACATAGTAGTAGTTATCGGGAAAGCTGACACACTGACGACAACTGAAGTGCAGAAACTTAAAACTCGTATCCTTGAGGATATAGAATCGAACGGTATTCAAATCTACCAGTTTCCCGATTGTGATTCAGATGAAGACGAAGAGTTCAAGCAGCAAGACCGTGAGTTAAAGGCCAGCATACCGTTCGCCGTAGTGGGGAGCAACATTGTGCTGGAAGTAGCCGGTAAAAAGATTCGAGGCCGTCAGTATCCTTGGGGAATAGTGGATG CTGAAAATCCTCAGCACAGTGATCTCATCAAACTGCGAACGATGCTAATCTCAACACACATGCAAGACTTGAAGGACACCACCCGTGACGTTCACTACGAGAACTTCCGAGCGCAGTGCATATCGCAAATATCGCAACATGCACTGCGTGAACGCAACAAATTAAAAAGGGAATCTATTGCTTCCAGTCACGAATCTGCAAGCATTAACGATACTGACCGATTACTGCAACAGAAAGAAGAAGAG attCGACGAATGCAAGATATGTTGGCGCAGATGCAGGAGAAACTGAAATCGACCCAGATGAGCGACGCAGTTATTGATGTTTAA